A genomic segment from Candidatus Dormiibacterota bacterium encodes:
- a CDS encoding site-specific integrase, with translation MARKLQRSWGAGSIYWNEKFRRWEGAVRVGYSHDGKAKRRKFYGPTGDDSAGTRDALAKRMDALANAIPQGKRAVSTLADAIEKYVKSDALRTATRAWYKSLYENHVKDSRIARKPLIAIPRAEVYAFLEGLDVGTPTRRAIHALLRRVFQVAILHDEVIVNPVAGIPKPKAAKPQIQAWTPEETLAFLRTDAVLGHPYYALILLSLTTSMGPAELFGLQKRSLDLKAGYLIVEHNLVEVGGKLYLEETKTEYRRRRLDLPKITVDALRAYLKAQLAAGHGASSYVFTTATGKPIQRSTFSRRQWGPLMKAAGEELAAAVRKRKRHYEFVTITMYGMRHTANALMSHLDVPLEVAKERMGHAEISMTSDTYGHLQAGAQRSVALKLEAFLRN, from the coding sequence ATGGCGCGAAAATTGCAGCGATCCTGGGGTGCGGGCTCGATCTACTGGAACGAGAAGTTCCGGCGATGGGAAGGCGCCGTGCGCGTCGGTTACTCGCACGACGGAAAGGCGAAACGCCGGAAGTTCTACGGCCCGACCGGCGATGATTCGGCTGGCACACGCGACGCGCTTGCAAAGCGCATGGACGCGCTTGCAAATGCGATTCCGCAGGGTAAGCGTGCTGTCTCGACGCTAGCCGACGCGATCGAGAAGTACGTGAAGAGCGACGCGCTACGCACGGCGACGCGTGCGTGGTACAAGAGCCTCTATGAGAACCATGTCAAGGATTCGCGGATCGCGCGCAAGCCGCTCATCGCGATCCCACGTGCCGAAGTCTATGCATTTCTCGAAGGGTTGGACGTCGGCACGCCTACCAGGCGTGCAATCCACGCACTGCTGCGGCGCGTGTTCCAGGTCGCGATCCTCCACGATGAGGTCATCGTAAACCCGGTAGCCGGAATCCCGAAGCCGAAGGCGGCTAAGCCGCAGATTCAAGCCTGGACGCCGGAAGAGACGCTTGCCTTCTTGAGGACGGATGCGGTACTTGGCCATCCCTACTATGCGTTGATTCTGCTCTCGCTCACGACTTCGATGGGACCAGCAGAACTGTTTGGACTACAGAAGCGTTCGCTTGACCTCAAGGCGGGCTACCTGATTGTCGAGCACAATCTCGTCGAAGTCGGGGGCAAGCTCTACCTTGAGGAGACCAAGACGGAGTATCGCCGTCGCCGCCTCGACCTGCCAAAGATCACGGTCGATGCGCTGCGCGCCTATCTGAAGGCGCAGCTAGCTGCCGGGCACGGTGCGAGCTCCTACGTGTTTACGACCGCGACTGGTAAGCCGATCCAACGAAGCACGTTTAGCCGGAGGCAGTGGGGGCCCTTGATGAAAGCAGCCGGCGAAGAGCTAGCCGCCGCCGTGCGGAAGCGGAAGCGACACTACGAATTCGTCACCATCACAATGTACGGCATGCGTCATACCGCAAACGCGTTGATGTCGCATCTCGACGTGCCGCTCGAAGTTGCGAAAGAACGCATGGGTCATGCCGAGATCAGCATGACGAGCGACACATACGGGCACCTTCAAGCCGGCGCGCAGCGCTCCGTGGCCCTGAAGCTGGAAGCGTTCTTACGGAATTAA